The following coding sequences lie in one Nakaseomyces glabratus chromosome K, complete sequence genomic window:
- the HFD1 gene encoding hexadecenal dehydrogenase (CAGL0K03509g~Putative mitochondrial fatty aldehyde dehydrogenase; gene is upregulated in azole-resistant strain) has protein sequence MAEILNYTELSEIDAKISISRNYFQQNRKELANQKNVRSADNKQRQFWLKKLYWSVKDHEEQILEALEKDFHRSRQESISLEYVKLLGDILHLIEGIPKWNKPKKVRDNSAPFMFGNINIEKISRGNVLVISPFNFPVLLALAPVACALSAGNTVILKPSEMTPHCALVLEDIVKSCQLPEGVLQIVQGGVEQTTKLINSESLDMIFYTGSPRVGSIVAQAAAKNLVPCVLELGGKSPTFITGSLQKKNLETALKRIFFGAFGNAGQICVSPDYLLVHESIYDDVVKESGKVMKELYPDLNEHTEYTHMIHKASYDKTLEKLQKTKGRKVSAADVKIDNTSGKLMIPPTIVFDSDWDDALMEEENFAPVLPVIKYTDIDATIDKILSKHDTPLVQYIFSEKQKEIDHILARLRSGDCIICDTTIHVGIKDAPFGGIGQSGYGNYGGVYGFDAFSHERIVLKQPFWVDFLLKLRYPPFTAKKVKLLKLATERQPWFDREGNDHRSYKLIAMFSVTCALLAVGVKSFFV, from the coding sequence ATGGCAGAGATACTAAATTATACCGAACTTAGTGAAATAGATGCAAAAATAAGCATATCCAGAAACTATTTCCAGCAGAATCGTAAAGAGCTTGCCAATCAGAAAAATGTTAGGTCTGCTGATAATAAACAGCGTCAATTCtggttgaagaagttgtaTTGGAGTGTGAAAGATCATGAAGAGCAAATTTTAGAGGCATTGGAAAAGGACTTTCACAGATCACGTCAAGAAAGTATCTCTTTGGAGTACGTTAAGCTACTCGGTGATATCCTTCATTTAATTGAAGGTATTCCAAAATGGaacaaaccaaaaaaagTTAGAGATAACTCAGCACCCTTTATGTTTGGTAACATCAATATTGAAAAGATATCTAGAGGTAACGTGTTGGTTATTTCTCCATTCAATTTTCCTGTTTTGTTAGCTTTGGCACCGGTAGCATGTGCGTTATCGGCTGGTAACACTGTCATTTTAAAACCGAGTGAAATGACTCCTCACTGTGCGTTGGTATTGGAAGATATTGTCAAATCATGTCAGCTACCAGAAGGGGTTCTACAGATTGTGCAGGGTGGTGTTGAACAGACTACCAAACTGATTAATTCAGAATCATTAGACATGATTTTCTATACCGGTTCTCCTCGCGTTGGTTCCATTGTAGCTCAGGCTGCTGCAAAAAATCTAGTTCCATGCGTTTTGGAACTGGGAGGAAAATCGCCCACCTTCATAACTGGATCattacagaagaagaacttaGAAACAGCATTGAAGCgtatattttttggtgCATTTGGTAATGCTGGCCAAATTTGTGTATCTCCGGATTATTTACTGGTTCATGAATCAATATACGATGATGTTGTGAAGGAAAGTGGTAAAGTGATGAAAGAGTTATACCCTGACTTAAATGAACACACAGAGTATACACATATGATTCACAAAGCTTCATATGATAAAACTTTGGAAAAACTACAGAAAACCAAAGGTAGAAAGGTTTCAGCAGCCGATGTCAAAATAGATAATACATCCGGTAAGCTTATGATTCCTCCAActattgtttttgattctgATTGGGACGATGCACTaatggaagaagaaaactttGCTCCGGTTCTACCGGTTATTAAATACACTGATATCGATGCCACAATAGACAAAATCTTAAGCAAGCATGACACACCATTGGtacaatatattttttcagaaaaacaaaaagagatAGACCATATTTTGGCAAGATTAAGGTCTGGTGACTGTATTATCTGTGATACTACAATTCACGTTGGGATCAAAGATGCTCCGTTTGGTGGTATCGGACAATCGGGCTATGGTAATTATGGTGGTGTCTATGGGTTTGACGCATTTAGTCACGAAAGAATTGTCCTAAAACAGCCATTTTGGGTCGATTTCTTACTCAAGTTAAGATATCCACCATTTACAGCAAAGAAGGTCAAACTATTGAAACTAGCTACTGAAAGACAACCATGGTTTGATCGGGAAGGGAATGATCACAGATCCTATAAACTGATTGCCATGTTTTCTGTTACCTGTGCACTTCTTGCGGTTGGTGTGaaatctttttttgtataa
- the MYO5 gene encoding myosin 5 (CAGL0K03487g~Ortholog(s) have actin filament binding, actin-dependent ATPase activity, microfilament motor activity), with translation MAILKRGARNKTHQEPAKRGGNNIKKAAFETSKKKEVGVSDLTLLTSISDESINDNLKKRFLNGTIYTYIGHVLISVNPFRDLGIYTDAIMKSYQGKNRLEVPPHVYAISEAMYYNLKAYNENQCVIISGESGAGKTEAAKKIMEYIAATSSTHSESIGKIKDMVLATNPLLESFGCAKTLRNNNSSRHGKYLEIRFNSQFEPCAGNITNYLLEKQRVVGQITNERNFHIFYQFTKGASDNYRQTFGVQLPEQYVYTSASKCTSVDTIDDVKDFEATIKAMQVIGLAQEEQDQIFRMLAAILWIGNISFIENEEGNAQVRDTSVTDFVAYLLQVDSQSLIKALVERIVETNHGSRRGSVYHVPLNIVQATAVRDALAKAIYNNLFEWIVDRVNKSLHAYPGADKSIGILDIYGFEIFEHNSFEQICINYVNEKLQQIFIQLTLKSEQDTYAREKIQWTPIKYFDNKVVCDLIEAKRPPGIFAAMNDSVATAHADSSAADQAFAQRLSLFSSNPHFEQRQNKFVIKHYAGDVTYDVLGMTDKNKDQLQKDLVELVGTTTNAFLTTLFPNQVDKDNKRRPPTAGDKIIKSANELVETLSKAQPSYIRTIKPNQTKSPNDYDDHQVLHQVKYLGLQENVRIRRAGFAYRQGFEKFVERFYLLSPRCSYAGDYTWTGDILEAVRLILQDALIPEKEYQLGVTQVFIKTPETLFALENMRDKFWHNMAARIQRAWRRYLQRRIDAAVKIQRTIKERKEGNKFEKLRDYGTSLLGNKKERRSMSLLGYRAFMGDYLSCNESKSNGSYIKRQAGISEKVVFSFHGEALHSKFGRSAQRLKKTFILSPTTLYIIGQVRVQNAMQYTADYKINVNSILQLNMTNLQDDWVGIVLANSSMPDPLINLSFKTELITHLKTLNSKIQVKVGPTLEYQKKPGKMHSVKCQVSDTAPKYGDVYKSSTIFVRRGNPANSKSKKKPRKKSSGMSAPTTQSSKTLAPPRMSSNNQNTTVSQSLNGGMNVKPQTPASRSAKKPAPPPPGSKKPAPQPMAKKPAPHPTPQAQMQTQTQIPASQSSATQSSIPPPPPPPPSKTSEPQFEAAYDFPGSGNPSELPLMKGDIVYITKEEPSGWSLAKTLDGSKSGWVPTAYMVKHEGAKAPPPAPAVTASQPAIQNQSQPASAQTVAATSQVPASFGDGLVSALAARANKMRVESDEEAAASSDNDDDW, from the coding sequence ATGGCCATTTTGAAGCGTGGTGCTCGTAATAAGACCCACCAGGAGCCGGCTAAGAGAGGAGGGAACAATATCAAGAAGGCTGCTTTTGAAACTtcgaagaagaaagaagttgGTGTATCTGATTTGACCCTATTGACTAGCATCTCAGATGAATCTATCAACGATAACCTAAAGAAGAGATTTTTAAATGGTACcatatatacatatatcGGCCATGTGCTGATCAGTGTTAACCCATTCCGTGATCTAGGTATATACACAGATGCCATAATGAAGAGTTACCAGGGGAAAAACAGACTGGAGGTACCTCCACATGTTTATGCTATTTCTGAGGCAATGTATTATAACCTGAAGGCATATAATGAGAACCAATGTGTTATTATCTCTGGTGAGTCTGGTGCTGGTAAAACAGAAGCTGCCAAGAAAATTATGGAATATATTGCAGCTACATCATCTACTCATTCGGAATCTATTGGAAAAATCAAAGACATGGTTCTTGCAACAAACCCTCTTTTGGAATCTTTTGGTTGCGCAAAAACCTTGAGAAATAACAATTCCTCCAGGCACGGTAAGTACCTCGAGATTCGTTTTAATTCCCAATTTGAACCATGCGCTGGTAACATTACAAATTACTTGCTAGAGAAGCAAAGAGTGGTTGGTCAAATCACAAATGAAAGAAACTTTCATATCTTTTATCAATTCACAAAAGGTGCGTCAGACAACTATAGACAAACCTTTGGTGTTCAATTGCCTGAACAATATGTGTACACATCGGCTTCCAAATGTACTAGTGTTGACACAATCGATGATGTAAAAGATTTTGAAGCTACTATAAAAGCCATGCAAGTGATAGGTCTTGctcaagaagaacaagatcAAATTTTCAGAATGTTGGCTGCAATTCTATGGATAGGTAATATCtcttttattgaaaatgaagaaggaaATGCTCAAGTTAGAGATACGTCAGTAACAGATTTTGTTGCGTATCTGTTACAGGTTGATTCTCAATCTCTAATTAAGGCACTAGTTGAAAGAATTGTTGAAACTAATCACGGCTCTAGAAGAGGATCTGTTTATCATGTTCCATTAAACATTGTCCAAGCAACAGCTGTGAGGGATGCTCTAGCAAAGGCAATctataataatttatttgaGTGGATTGTTGATAGGGTGAACAAATCGTTGCATGCCTATCCTGGGGCAGATAAGTCTATTGGTATTTTGGATATTTAtggttttgaaatttttgaacaCAATTCATTTGAGCAAATTTGCATCAACTACGTGAATGAAAAACTACAACAAATCTTCATCCAACTGACATTGAAAAGTGAACAAGACACATATGCGAGAGAAAAGATCCAATGGACTccaatcaaatattttgacAATAAAGTTGTGTGCGATTTGATAGAAGCTAAGAGACCACCTGGTATTTTTGCGGCAATGAACGACTCAGTTGCTACGGCACACGCCGATTCTTCAGCTGCTGATCAGGCTTTTGCACAAAGGCTAAGTTTGTTTAGTTCTAATCCACACTTTGAGCAAAGGCAGAATAAGTTTGTCATTAAGCATTATGCTGGTGATGTTACATACGATGTCTTGGGTATGACAGACAAGAATAAGGACCAGCTGCAAAAAGATTTAGTGGAGCTGGTTGGTACAACTACAAATGCCTTCTTAACTACTTTGTTTCCTAATCAAGTTGATAAAGATAACAAAAGAAGACCACCAACTGCTGGTGacaaaattatcaaaagtGCAAACGAATTGGTCGAAACACTTTCGAAAGCACAACCTTCATATATTAGAACAATTAAACCGAATCAAACCAAATCACCAAATGATTATGATGATCACCAAGTTCTTCACCAAGTCAAATATTTGGGTCTACAAGAAAATGTGCGTATTAGAAGAGCAGGTTTCGCGTACAGGCAAGGGTTTGAAAAGTTTGTAGAGAGATTTTATCTGCTTTCACCGCGCTGTTCTTATGCTGGTGATTATACATGGACTGGTGATATCTTGGAAGCCGTGAGGTTGATTTTACAGGATGCACTAATACCAGAAAAGGAATACCAGTTAGGTGTGACACAAGTATTCATAAAAACCCCGGAAACTTTATTTGCCTTAGAAAACATGAGGGATAAGTTTTGGCATAATATGGCGGCTCGTATCCAAAGAGCATGGAGAAGATACCTTCAAAGACGTATTGATGCCGCCGTAAAAATACAGAGGACCATCAAGGAACGTAAGGAAGGTAATAAGTTCGAAAAGTTGCGGGACTATGGTACGTCACTGCTTGgaaataagaaagaaagaagatcTATGTCATTATTAGGTTACCGTGCTTTCATGGGTGATTATTTATCTTGTAATGAATCTAAGTCAAATGGATCCTATATAAAGAGACAAGCCGGTATATCCGAAAAAGTtgtattttcatttcatgGTGAAGCTCTTCACTCCAAGTTCGGTAGATCTGCACAGAGACTAAAAAAGACTTTCATTTTATCTCCAACTACTCTTTATATTATTGGCCAAGTGAGGGTTCAAAATGCAATGCAATATACAGCTGACTACAAAATCAATGTCAATTCGattttgcaattgaatATGACAAATTTACAAGATGATTGGGTCGGTATTGTCTTAGCCAACTCAAGTATGCCAGATCCACTGATTAATTTGTCATTTAAGACTGAATTAATTACACATTTGAAAACGCTCAATAGTAAAATTCAAGTCAAGGTTGGCCCGACCcttgaatatcaaaaaaagcCAGGTAAAATGCATTCTGTTAAATGCCAAGTGAGTGATACTGCACCAAAATACGGTGATGTTTACAAATCCAGTACCATATTTGTCAGAAGAGGTAATCCAGCTAATTCTAAGTCTAAGAAGAAACCCAGAAAGAAGAGCTCAGGCATGAGTGCCCCAACGACTCAGTCAAGCAAAACTTTGGCTCCACCTAGGATGTCTAGTAACAATCAAAATACTACCGTATCTCAAAGTCTAAACGGCGGAATGAATGTTAAACCCCAGACGCCTGCTTCAAGATCTGCCAAGAAACCTGCTCCTCCTCCCCCAGGATCGAAAAAGCCTGCACCGCAACCCATGGCCAAAAAGCCTGCCCCTCATCCTACTCCTCAAGCACAGATGCAAACCCAAACCCAAATACCAGCATCTCAATCTTCTGCAACACAAAGTTCCATCCCTCCACCACCACCTCCACCGCCTTCCAAAACATCAGAGCCACAATTTGAAGCTGCATACGATTTCCCCGGATCAGGAAATCCAAGTGAACTTCCTTTAATGAAGGGCGACATTGTTTATATTACCAAGGAAGAGCCAAGTGGATGGTCTTTAGCAAAAACTCTGGATGGCTCTAAGTCGGGTTGGGTTCCAACAGCTTATATGGTAAAGCACGAAGGCGCAAAGGCGCCGCCACCTGCTCCTGCTGTTACTGCCTCACAACCTGCTATTCAGAACCAATCACAACCTGCTTCTGCACAGACAGTAGCAGCTACATCTCAAGTGCCGGCTTCTTTTGGCGATGGTTTGGTATCAGCCTTAGCAGCTAGGGCGAATAAAATGAGGGTTGAAAGTGACGAAGAAGCAGCTGCATCTAGTGATAACGATGATGATTGGTAA
- the MED11 gene encoding Med11p (CAGL0K03531g~Ortholog(s) have TFIIH-class transcription factor binding, transcription factor activity, TFIIH-class transcription factor recruiting activity), which produces MSKSTLEQPEYVKERLESLAEVDRQLCSMLQEASQVAFTYGEVLRGNAMMKPQFQEHVSAFYSTLDNASGKLKKEIELLDENVGNRLLPINVNKKALGQDDDKLKEQMETLKEFLKTDNEETSTS; this is translated from the coding sequence ATGAGTAAATCTACGTTAGAGCAACCTGAGTACGTGAAGGAGCGGTTGGAGAGTTTGGCGGAGGTTGACAGGCAGTTGTGTTCGATGCTGCAGGAGGCATCTCAGGTGGCGTTCACCTATGGAGAAGTGCTACGTGGTAATGCCATGATGAAACCGCAGTTCCAAGAGCACGTATCGGCGTTCTACTCTACCCTGGACAATGCTTCCGGGAAGttaaagaaagagattgaACTATTGGATGAAAACGTAGGCAACAGGTTGCTACCTATCAATGTGAACAAAAAAGCTTTAGGTCAAGATGATGACAAGCTTAAGGAACAGATGGAAACACTGAAAGAGTTTTTAAAGACAGATAATGAAGAGACATCTACTTCTTAA
- the FOL3 gene encoding dihydrofolate synthase (CAGL0K03553g~Ortholog(s) have dihydrofolate synthase activity, role in folic acid-containing compound biosynthetic process and cytosol, mitochondrion localization), translating into MSIRLGLGRIGRLLEFIGNPHQHLKVLHIAGTNGKGSVCTYLSTVLQQQRTHFRVGKFTTPHLIHVTESISINDQPIPNSQYLSIRNQLDILNSEHRLGCTEFELLTCTALQYFKEMECHWCVVEVGLGGREDATNIIPGSFKLCCGITKIGLDHESFLGNTLEEIAREKAGIITEGVECAVIDGSNDKTVLDKVKQHCESMHCKLIITEGSMNSHTVRTAAWGTIEFNQKLPLNGEYQIFNLRVALAILDELQRSKYINVSRQELVAGLDQVQWPGRLHDLDFCFLLSEGDDRKKLTFPVLIDGAHNASAAIELSKHLRKQFGDKPLTFVIAVTAGKNLNTLLRPLLRAQDRVIATKFSSVDGMPWIQPTDPKDLSSFIKSKFTTNCISENSLCDVFNLLSEEYYHNDASEISPVIVCGSLYLCGELLRMHKRNSQTKGTNAESS; encoded by the coding sequence ATGTCAATCAGGCTTGGTCTTGGAAGGATTGGTAGACTGCTTGAATTTATAGGTAATCCACATCAGCATTTGAAAGTATTACACATAGCTGGAACTAACGGTAAGGGTTCTGTCTGTACATACTTATCAACAGTACTACAACAACAGAGGACACATTTTCGCGTTGGCAAGTTTACTACCCCACATCTTATCCATGTTACAGAATCGATATCAATTAACGATCAACCTATACCCAACTCCCAATACTTGTCGATAAGAAATCAACTTGATATCTTGAATAGTGAGCATCGATTAGGGTGTACCGAATTTGAGCTACTGACATGCACCGCGCTacaatatttcaaagagaTGGAATGCCATTGGTGTGTAGTAGAAGTCGGATTAGGGGGGCGTGAAGATgcaacaaatataattcCAGGATCATTCAAACTATGTTGTGGTATAACTAAAATAGGTTTGGATCATGAAAGTTTCTTAGGAAATACATTGGAAGAGATAGCAAGAGAAAAGGCCGGTATTATTACTGAAGGTGTAGAGTGTGCTGTTATAGATGGCTCTAACGATAAAACTGTCCTAGATAAAGTGAAGCAGCATTGCGAAAGTATGCACTGCAAACTCATTATCACTGAAGGTTCAATGAATTCCCATACTGTTCGTACTGCTGCATGGGGAACAATTGAATTTAATCAAAAGCTTCCATTAAATGgagaatatcaaatttttaaCCTACGAGTAGCACTAGCTATACTTGATGAGTTACAAAGAtctaaatatataaatgttAGCCGACAAGAACTTGTTGCAGGTCTAGATCAAGTTCAATGGCCAGGCCGTCTTCATGATTTAGATTTTTGTTTCCTTTTATCAGAGGGTGATGATAGAAAAAAACTTACATTCCCTGTATTAATCGATGGGGCTCATAACGCCAGTGCAGCAATTGAGCTTTCCAAACACTTACGTAAGCAATTTGGAGATAAACCATTGACATTTGTAATTGCAGTTACAGCTGGGAAAAATCTGAATACACTACTCAGACCTTTACTCCGAGCCCAAGATCGAGTAATTGCCACGAAATTCAGCTCTGTTGATGGGATGCCATGGATCCAACCAACAGATCCTAAAGACTTGAGCTCATTTATAAAAAGCAAATTCACCACCAACTGTATTTCAGAGAATAGTTTATGCGATGTATTTAATTTACTATCTGAGGAATATTACCATAATGATGCCTCTGAAATAAGTCCAGTAATTGTATGCGGCTCACTTTATTTATGTGGTGAGCTGTTAAGAATGCACAAGAGAAATTCGCAAACTAAGGGCACTAATGCAGAAAGCTCATGA